In one window of Comamonas testosteroni DNA:
- a CDS encoding class I SAM-dependent methyltransferase, translating into MSIPAVLDACCGSRMMWFDKQDARAMFVDQRSETITVTDNSRGNASGQRVLRVEPDFLMDFRALTFPDGAFKLVAFDPPHLVHAGPRSWLAAKYGKLGTDWREDLRQGFAECFRVLEPGGTLVFKWNETQVKVKEVLALTPEKPLFGQVSGRSGMTHWLVFMKAAQQTQGGE; encoded by the coding sequence ATGAGCATTCCCGCAGTTCTCGACGCCTGCTGCGGCAGCCGAATGATGTGGTTCGACAAGCAAGACGCTCGCGCCATGTTCGTTGACCAGCGCAGCGAAACCATCACCGTGACTGATAACTCTCGGGGCAATGCATCTGGCCAGCGCGTTCTGCGAGTCGAACCTGACTTCCTCATGGACTTTCGCGCTCTGACCTTTCCTGATGGTGCATTCAAGCTTGTGGCCTTCGATCCGCCCCACCTCGTCCATGCCGGGCCGCGCTCGTGGCTGGCAGCCAAGTACGGAAAGCTGGGGACAGACTGGCGTGAAGACTTGCGCCAAGGATTTGCCGAGTGCTTCCGCGTGTTGGAGCCGGGAGGCACCTTGGTGTTCAAGTGGAACGAAACGCAAGTCAAGGTGAAGGAAGTTTTGGCGCTCACGCCGGAAAAGCCATTGTTCGGGCAAGTTAGCGGGCGCTCAGGAATGACGCACTGGCTCGTCTTTATGAAGGCAGCCCAGCAGACACAAGGGGGCGAGTGA